The proteins below come from a single Catenulispora sp. EB89 genomic window:
- a CDS encoding sensor histidine kinase — MSSSEGIAAAGHRARVPTLRVLMSALHCLFAALLVVGLLGAGTGARGVAAWVVGAVLGGVYAVGIGGVGGVGGIASDTGPAWSSRAGSSRAWSLGWLAAVTATWAALVVIAPSTAYVAFPLYFLVLHLLPRPWSLGVVAAITATVVATQATTSGGLTAAKVVGPCAGAAVALLTAYGYAGMYRESRRRQQLLEELVRAQAELAATQREAGRLAERQRLAREIHDTLAQGLSSIVLLARGAEHGLSAESAARVREIRETASSNLAEARRFVAGLTPPALDDSTLGEAVHRVVAGYPRVAFRLDGEPYALPMETEVALLRAAQEALANVERHAGAAHAAVTLAYHDDQVTLDVFDDGIGFDAAAAPDGRFGLHGMRERISQLGGALTIESAPGEGTAVVVALPARREDGRGGGTLKAGADHVGLGELVELVGRVELVELVGPVEPAASVLPRQAGHRTPETAETTETAEAAS; from the coding sequence ATGAGCAGTTCGGAAGGCATAGCCGCGGCGGGTCACCGGGCCCGGGTGCCGACGCTGCGCGTGCTGATGTCGGCGCTGCACTGCCTGTTCGCCGCGCTGCTGGTGGTCGGGCTGCTCGGGGCCGGGACCGGCGCGCGTGGGGTGGCGGCGTGGGTGGTCGGCGCGGTGCTGGGCGGGGTGTACGCGGTCGGCATCGGAGGCGTCGGAGGTGTCGGAGGCATCGCGAGCGACACGGGCCCGGCCTGGTCGTCGCGGGCTGGGTCGTCGCGGGCCTGGTCGCTGGGCTGGCTGGCGGCCGTGACGGCGACGTGGGCCGCGCTCGTGGTGATTGCGCCGTCGACGGCGTACGTCGCGTTCCCGCTGTACTTCCTGGTGCTGCACCTGCTGCCCCGGCCCTGGTCGCTCGGGGTGGTGGCGGCGATCACCGCGACCGTGGTGGCCACCCAGGCCACGACCAGCGGCGGCCTCACCGCGGCCAAGGTCGTCGGGCCGTGCGCGGGGGCGGCGGTGGCGCTGCTGACGGCGTACGGGTACGCCGGGATGTACCGCGAGAGCCGGCGCCGCCAGCAGCTGCTCGAAGAGCTGGTGCGGGCGCAGGCCGAGCTGGCGGCCACGCAGCGGGAGGCCGGCCGGCTGGCCGAGCGGCAGCGGCTGGCCCGGGAGATCCACGACACGCTCGCGCAGGGCTTGTCGAGCATCGTGCTGCTGGCGCGCGGGGCCGAACACGGGCTGTCGGCGGAGTCGGCGGCCCGGGTGCGGGAGATCCGGGAGACCGCGAGCTCGAACCTCGCCGAGGCCCGGCGCTTCGTGGCCGGGCTGACCCCGCCGGCACTGGACGACTCGACGCTCGGGGAGGCGGTGCACCGGGTCGTCGCGGGATATCCGCGCGTGGCGTTCCGGCTCGACGGGGAGCCCTACGCGCTGCCCATGGAGACCGAGGTCGCGCTGCTCCGGGCCGCGCAGGAGGCGCTGGCCAACGTCGAGAGGCACGCGGGCGCGGCGCACGCGGCGGTGACCCTCGCCTACCACGACGACCAGGTGACGCTCGACGTGTTCGACGACGGGATCGGCTTCGACGCCGCCGCGGCGCCGGACGGACGCTTCGGGCTGCACGGCATGCGCGAACGGATCTCGCAGCTCGGCGGGGCCCTGACGATCGAGTCGGCGCCCGGCGAGGGGACGGCGGTCGTGGTGGCGCTGCCCGCTCGGCGCGAGGACGGACGGGGCGGCGGGACCCTGAAGGCCGGCGCCGACCATGTCGGGCTCGGCGAGCTGGTCGAGCTCGTCGGAAGGGTCGAGCTGGTGGAGCTGGTCGGGCCGGTCGAGCCGGCCGCGAGTGTGCTTCCCCGGCAGGCGGGCCACCGCACGCCCGAGACCGCCGAAACCACCGAGACCGCCGAGGCCGCGTCATGA
- a CDS encoding ABC transporter ATP-binding protein, with translation MTHSPTALALTDVTLTYPDGESRLTALDHVSLTVAPAEFTAVVGPSGSGKSTLLAVAATLLTPDGGTVSVAGQDTAALSRAARARLRRDRIGIVFQQANLIPSLTAAEQLEVVGHVRGDRPGAARERACALLAAVGLDPATWRRRPHQLSGGERQRVNIARALYADPAVLLVDEPTSALDHDRGAAVLALLAAVTGTHRTATVLVTHDTALLDGVDRVLTMADGKLTEGPPRTSRRASGGAWAAATCGTASTA, from the coding sequence ATGACCCATAGCCCGACGGCCCTCGCCCTGACCGACGTCACCCTCACCTACCCCGACGGCGAGTCCCGCCTCACCGCGCTGGACCACGTCAGCCTCACGGTCGCCCCCGCGGAGTTCACCGCGGTGGTCGGCCCCTCGGGCTCCGGCAAGTCCACGCTCCTGGCGGTCGCCGCGACCCTGCTCACCCCGGACGGCGGAACCGTCTCGGTCGCCGGTCAGGACACCGCGGCGCTGTCCCGGGCCGCGCGGGCCCGCCTGCGCCGGGACCGGATCGGCATCGTGTTCCAGCAAGCCAACCTGATCCCGTCGCTCACCGCCGCCGAGCAGCTGGAAGTCGTCGGCCACGTGCGCGGCGACCGGCCCGGGGCGGCCCGCGAACGGGCGTGCGCCCTGTTGGCGGCGGTCGGCCTGGACCCGGCCACCTGGCGCCGCCGCCCGCACCAGCTCTCCGGCGGCGAACGCCAGCGCGTCAACATCGCCCGGGCCCTCTACGCCGACCCGGCCGTCCTCCTGGTGGACGAACCGACCTCGGCCCTCGACCACGACCGCGGGGCCGCGGTCCTGGCGCTGCTGGCCGCCGTCACCGGCACACACCGGACGGCCACCGTCCTGGTCACCCACGACACCGCCCTGCTGGACGGCGTCGACCGGGTCCTGACGATGGCCGACGGAAAGCTGACCGAGGGTCCGCCTAGAACTTCTCGCCGCGCTTCAGGCGGGGCTTGGGCAGCCGCCACTTGCGGAACTGCATCGACCGCATGA
- a CDS encoding ABC transporter permease yields MFVALRDIRFAKGRFTLMGAVVALLAGLVLFLYGLTGGLASDSTSALTGLPARAVVFGGPAVSFTDSAVTPGQQAVWQAATGAEAFGVSMTRLAAPGGAAAAVSAVGVDPALMPPLLAGRPPSPGEVAVGAKLAADHALRPGARITVGPAELTVSGLIADRSWGHAPTVWTDEPTWQRVSGAARPVALLVGAADTTATGTLDAAQHTRTVTLDAAKAGIDGYSAEQGSLTMIQAFLFAISALVTGAFFTVWTVQRKTDIAVLKAIGASSAYLIRDALGQALILLFAGGALGVAAGAVGGVLLSGSGTPFALKPSTVVVPLAAIVVLGLAGAALAVRRIVAVDPLTALGAAR; encoded by the coding sequence GTGTTCGTCGCCCTGCGCGACATCCGCTTCGCCAAGGGCCGGTTCACCCTGATGGGTGCCGTCGTCGCCCTCCTGGCCGGCCTCGTCCTGTTCCTCTACGGCCTCACCGGCGGCCTGGCGTCCGACTCCACCTCGGCGTTGACCGGCCTGCCGGCCCGTGCCGTGGTGTTCGGCGGCCCGGCCGTGTCCTTCACCGACAGCGCCGTCACCCCCGGCCAGCAGGCCGTGTGGCAGGCGGCGACCGGTGCGGAGGCGTTCGGGGTGTCGATGACGCGGCTGGCCGCGCCCGGGGGAGCGGCGGCGGCCGTGAGCGCGGTCGGCGTCGATCCCGCCCTGATGCCGCCGCTGCTGGCCGGCCGTCCGCCGAGTCCGGGCGAGGTCGCGGTGGGTGCCAAGCTCGCGGCCGACCACGCCCTGCGCCCCGGGGCGCGGATCACGGTCGGCCCGGCCGAGCTCACGGTCTCCGGCCTCATCGCCGACCGCTCCTGGGGCCACGCCCCGACCGTCTGGACCGACGAACCCACCTGGCAGCGGGTCTCCGGCGCCGCACGGCCCGTCGCCCTCTTGGTGGGCGCCGCCGACACCACCGCGACCGGAACCCTGGACGCGGCCCAGCACACCAGAACCGTCACCCTCGACGCGGCCAAAGCAGGCATCGACGGTTACTCGGCCGAACAGGGCAGCCTGACGATGATCCAAGCCTTCTTGTTCGCCATCAGTGCCCTGGTCACAGGGGCCTTCTTCACGGTCTGGACAGTCCAGCGCAAGACCGACATCGCCGTGCTCAAAGCGATCGGCGCCAGCAGCGCATACCTGATCCGCGACGCCCTCGGCCAGGCGCTCATCCTGCTCTTCGCCGGCGGTGCGCTCGGCGTGGCCGCCGGCGCGGTGGGAGGCGTGCTGCTCAGCGGCTCCGGCACCCCGTTCGCCCTCAAACCCTCGACAGTGGTCGTCCCGCTGGCCGCCATCGTCGTCCTCGGTCTGGCCGGCGCGGCGCTCGCGGTCCGCCGGATCGTGGCCGTGGACCCGTTGACCGCGCTGGGAGCAGCCCGATGA
- a CDS encoding aldo/keto reductase family protein yields the protein MEFRHLGRSGLIISEIAYGNWITHGSQVEEDAALACVRAALDAGITTFDTADVYAGTRAEAVMGRALKGERREGLEIFTKVFWPTGPGRNDRGLSRKHIMESINGSLKRLQTDYVDLYQAHRYDYSTPLEETMTAFADVVHCGKALYIGVSEWKASEIRAAKALADELKIQLISSQPQYSMLWRVIEAEVVPTSEELGLGQIVWSPIAQGILTGKYLPGGELPAGSRATDENSGANVMRELVANQELLESVQQLRPIAESVDLTMAQLAVAWVLQNPNVSAAIIGASRPEQVSENVKAAGVKLSEDVMKRIDEVLGSNVVRDPARTVSPAARP from the coding sequence ATGGAATTCCGTCATCTCGGCCGCTCCGGCCTGATCATCAGCGAGATCGCCTACGGCAACTGGATCACCCACGGCTCGCAGGTGGAGGAGGACGCGGCGCTGGCCTGTGTGCGCGCCGCCCTCGACGCGGGGATCACCACGTTCGACACCGCCGACGTGTACGCCGGGACCCGGGCCGAGGCCGTGATGGGCCGGGCGCTCAAGGGCGAGCGGCGCGAAGGGCTGGAGATCTTCACCAAGGTCTTCTGGCCGACCGGCCCGGGCCGCAACGACCGCGGGCTGTCGCGCAAGCACATCATGGAGTCGATCAACGGCTCGCTGAAGCGGCTGCAGACGGACTACGTCGACCTGTACCAGGCGCACCGGTACGACTACTCGACGCCGCTGGAGGAGACGATGACGGCGTTCGCCGACGTCGTGCACTGCGGCAAGGCGCTGTACATCGGCGTGTCGGAGTGGAAGGCCTCGGAGATCCGCGCCGCCAAGGCCCTGGCCGACGAGCTGAAGATCCAGCTGATCTCCAGCCAGCCGCAGTACTCGATGCTGTGGCGGGTCATCGAGGCCGAGGTGGTCCCGACCTCCGAGGAGCTGGGCCTGGGCCAGATCGTCTGGTCCCCGATCGCGCAGGGCATCCTGACCGGCAAGTACCTGCCCGGCGGCGAGCTGCCGGCCGGGTCGCGCGCGACCGACGAGAACTCCGGCGCGAACGTCATGCGCGAGCTGGTCGCGAACCAGGAGCTGCTGGAGTCGGTGCAGCAGCTGCGGCCGATCGCGGAGTCGGTGGACCTGACGATGGCGCAGCTGGCCGTGGCGTGGGTGCTGCAGAACCCGAACGTCTCGGCGGCGATCATCGGGGCCTCGCGTCCGGAGCAGGTGAGCGAGAACGTCAAGGCGGCCGGGGTGAAGCTGTCGGAGGACGTGATGAAGCGGATCGACGAGGTCCTCGGGTCGAACGTGGTGCGGGACCCGGCGCGGACGGTGTCGCCGGCGGCCCGGCCGTAG
- a CDS encoding response regulator, producing the protein MIRVLLVDDHPVVRRGLRAVLADLPEIEPVGEAADGAEALRLLDHAAATGAPLPDIVLMDLQMAPGMHGVEATRRIAARPDPPAVLILTTYSTDADILAAVEAGATGYLLKDAPPEDLAAAVRAAARGETVLAPPVAARLLGRVRADRPALSQREAEILELVAAGLGNRQISRRLFISEATVKTHLVHVFSKLGVDSRTAAVAAAVQAGLIRM; encoded by the coding sequence ATGATCCGCGTCCTGCTCGTCGACGACCATCCGGTCGTCCGCCGCGGCCTGCGCGCCGTCCTGGCCGACCTGCCGGAGATCGAACCGGTCGGCGAGGCCGCGGACGGCGCCGAGGCCCTGCGGCTGCTCGACCACGCCGCCGCGACCGGGGCCCCGCTTCCCGACATCGTCCTGATGGACCTGCAGATGGCGCCGGGCATGCACGGCGTCGAGGCCACCCGCCGCATCGCCGCGCGCCCGGACCCGCCCGCGGTGCTGATCCTCACCACCTACAGCACCGACGCCGACATCCTCGCCGCCGTCGAGGCCGGCGCCACCGGCTACCTGCTGAAGGACGCGCCGCCGGAGGACCTGGCCGCGGCCGTCCGGGCGGCGGCGCGGGGCGAGACCGTGCTGGCGCCGCCGGTCGCCGCGCGGCTGCTCGGCCGGGTGCGCGCGGACCGGCCGGCGCTGTCCCAGCGGGAGGCCGAGATCCTGGAGCTGGTGGCCGCCGGGCTCGGCAACCGGCAGATCTCGCGGCGGCTGTTCATCAGCGAGGCGACCGTGAAGACCCACCTGGTGCACGTCTTCAGCAAGCTCGGGGTGGACAGCCGGACCGCGGCGGTGGCCGCCGCCGTGCAGGCGGGCCTGATCCGGATGTGA